The following coding sequences are from one Kosakonia sp. H02 window:
- a CDS encoding type II toxin-antitoxin system RelE/ParE family toxin produces the protein MDDSRTVFIYTRTAKVCVDQIVTHLQRIDIEPRPVIAEILDEFEARVGRFPLGCQQCPELVKLGCAKYRECNTSGGYRVLYSIDEETINVHAVLSHRQDIQQLLFKRLIQA, from the coding sequence ATGGACGATAGCCGCACTGTTTTTATTTATACGCGAACCGCAAAAGTTTGTGTTGATCAGATAGTTACCCATTTACAGCGCATTGATATTGAACCCCGCCCTGTTATCGCGGAGATTCTGGATGAGTTTGAAGCAAGAGTGGGGCGCTTCCCGCTTGGCTGTCAGCAATGCCCTGAACTGGTCAAACTAGGCTGCGCAAAATATCGTGAATGTAATACGTCCGGTGGATATCGGGTTTTATATTCTATTGATGAAGAAACAATCAACGTGCATGCTGTTTTGTCTCACCGCCAGGATATTCAGCAGCTCTTATTCAAACGTCTGATTCAGGCATGA
- a CDS encoding type II toxin-antitoxin system Phd/YefM family antitoxin, producing MKVETISFVKKNAASLDLAEPILVTQNGVPAYVIESYDQQQERENAIALLKLLTLSEKDKAEGQVYSRDDLLSGL from the coding sequence ATGAAAGTTGAAACTATCAGCTTCGTTAAGAAAAATGCCGCATCGCTCGATCTCGCTGAGCCTATTTTGGTAACGCAAAACGGTGTGCCTGCCTATGTCATTGAGTCTTATGATCAGCAACAGGAGCGTGAAAACGCTATTGCCTTACTGAAATTGCTGACGCTCTCGGAAAAAGATAAAGCAGAAGGACAGGTCTACTCCAGAGATGATCTGTTATCAGGTTTGTAA
- the purL gene encoding phosphoribosylformylglycinamidine synthase: MMEILRGSPALSAFRINKLLARFQAANLPVSNIYAEYAHFADLNDTLTEEEYARLQRLLKYGPSLSSHTPTGKLLLVTPRPGTISPWSSKATDIAHNCGLDKINRLERGVAYYVDAAGLSDAQWKDVAALLHDRMMESVFASTEDAARLFGHHQPAPVQSVDLLAEGRQALIDANLRLGLALADDEIDYLQEAFTRLGRNPNDIELYMFAQANSEHCRHKIFNADWVIDGEQQPKSLFKMIKNTFEQTPDFVLSAYKDNAAVMEGSAVGRFFADRGEGRYDFHQEPAHILMKVETHNHPTAISPWPGAATGSGGEIRDEGATGRGAKPKAGLVGFSVSNLRIPGFEQPWEEDFGKPERIVTALDIMTDGPLGGAAFNNEFGRPALNGYFRTYEEKVNSHNGEELRGYHKPIMLAGGIGNIRADHVQKGEITVGAKLIVLGGPAMNIGLGGGAASSMASGQSDADLDFASVQRDNPEMERRCQEVIDRCWQLGDANPILFIHDVGAGGLSNAMPELVSDGGRGGRFELRDILSDEPGMSPLEIWCNESQERYVLAVAADQLALFDDLCRRERAPYAVIGEATEAQHLTLNDSHFNNQPIDMPLDVLLGKTPKMTRDVATRQATGDSFNTHGITLADAVNRVLHLPTVAEKTFLVTIGDRTVTGMVARDQMVGPWQIPVANCAVTTASLDSYYGEAMALGERAPVALLDFAASARLAVGEALTNIAATQVGDIKRIKLSANWMAAAGHPGEDAGLYAAVKAVGEELCPALGLTIPVGKDSMSMKTRWQEGNEQREMTSPLSLVITAFARVEDVRRTVTPQLSTEENALLLIDLGKGSNALGATALAQVYRQLGDKPADVRNVEQLKGFYDAIQALVADRKLLAYHDRSDGGLLVTLAEMAFTGHCGVNVDIASLGGDHLAALFNEELGAVIQVRAGDREAVESVLAAYGLADVVHYLGSAVCGDRFVIEVDGKPVFSESRTTLRMWWAETTWQMQRLRDNPECADQEHEAKANDNDPGLNVKLTFDLNEDIAAPFIATGARPKVAILREQGVNSHVEMAAAFHRAGFDSFDVHMSDLLAGRSGLQNFQALVACGGFSYGDVLGAGEGWAKSILFNDRVRDEFATFFHRPQTLALGVCNGCQMMSNLRELIPGSELWPRFVRNTSDRFEARFSLVEITQSPSLLLEGMVGSQMPIAVSHGEGRVEVRDAAHLAQLESKGLVALRYVDNSGSVTETYPANPNGSPNGITAVTNESGRVTIMMPHPERVFRTVSNSWHPENWGEDSPWMRIFRNARKQLG; the protein is encoded by the coding sequence ATGATGGAAATTCTGCGTGGTTCGCCTGCATTGTCCGCTTTTCGTATCAACAAACTGCTGGCACGCTTTCAGGCCGCCAACCTTCCGGTGAGCAATATTTACGCCGAGTATGCTCACTTTGCCGATCTGAATGACACGCTCACCGAAGAAGAGTACGCCCGGCTCCAGCGCCTGCTGAAATATGGCCCAAGCCTCAGCAGCCATACGCCGACCGGAAAATTACTGCTCGTCACTCCTCGTCCTGGCACCATCTCTCCCTGGTCTTCTAAAGCAACGGATATTGCCCACAACTGCGGCCTCGACAAAATCAATCGCCTTGAGCGCGGCGTGGCGTATTACGTTGACGCCGCCGGTCTGAGCGATGCCCAGTGGAAAGACGTCGCTGCGCTGCTGCATGACCGCATGATGGAGAGCGTATTCGCATCGACAGAAGATGCCGCGCGTCTGTTCGGGCACCATCAGCCTGCGCCAGTACAGAGTGTGGATCTGCTCGCTGAAGGCCGCCAGGCGCTGATCGACGCTAACCTGCGTCTTGGCCTGGCGCTGGCCGACGATGAAATTGATTATCTCCAGGAAGCGTTTACCCGCCTGGGGCGCAACCCGAACGACATTGAACTCTATATGTTTGCCCAGGCGAACTCGGAACACTGCCGTCACAAAATTTTTAACGCCGACTGGGTAATTGACGGCGAGCAACAGCCGAAGTCGCTGTTCAAAATGATCAAGAACACCTTCGAGCAAACGCCGGACTTCGTGCTCTCTGCCTATAAAGACAACGCGGCGGTAATGGAAGGTTCAGCCGTCGGGCGCTTCTTCGCCGATCGCGGGGAAGGCCGTTACGATTTTCATCAGGAACCGGCGCATATTCTGATGAAAGTAGAAACCCATAACCACCCGACGGCGATTTCGCCGTGGCCGGGTGCGGCAACCGGTTCCGGCGGTGAAATCCGTGACGAAGGGGCCACCGGGCGCGGCGCGAAGCCGAAAGCGGGTCTGGTCGGTTTCTCGGTCTCTAACCTGCGCATTCCGGGTTTTGAACAGCCGTGGGAAGAGGATTTTGGCAAGCCGGAACGTATTGTTACCGCGCTCGATATCATGACCGACGGCCCGCTCGGCGGCGCGGCGTTCAACAACGAATTTGGTCGTCCGGCGCTGAACGGTTATTTCCGTACCTACGAAGAGAAGGTCAACAGCCACAACGGCGAAGAACTGCGCGGTTATCATAAGCCGATCATGCTGGCGGGCGGGATCGGCAATATCCGCGCCGATCATGTGCAAAAAGGCGAGATCACGGTTGGTGCAAAACTGATTGTCCTCGGTGGCCCGGCGATGAATATTGGCCTCGGCGGCGGTGCGGCGTCCTCTATGGCGTCGGGTCAGTCCGATGCGGATCTCGATTTTGCTTCCGTACAGCGCGATAACCCGGAGATGGAGCGTCGTTGCCAGGAGGTGATCGACCGCTGCTGGCAGCTGGGCGATGCTAACCCAATCCTCTTTATTCACGACGTGGGCGCGGGCGGTCTCTCTAACGCTATGCCGGAGCTGGTGAGTGACGGCGGTCGCGGCGGGCGTTTTGAGCTGCGCGATATTCTCAGCGACGAGCCGGGCATGAGCCCGCTGGAGATCTGGTGTAACGAATCTCAGGAGCGCTATGTGCTGGCGGTTGCTGCCGATCAGCTGGCGCTTTTTGACGATTTGTGCCGCCGTGAACGCGCGCCGTACGCGGTAATTGGCGAAGCCACCGAAGCGCAGCACCTGACCCTGAATGACAGCCACTTCAACAACCAGCCGATTGATATGCCGCTGGATGTGCTGCTGGGTAAAACGCCGAAGATGACCCGCGACGTGGCGACGCGTCAGGCGACTGGCGACAGCTTTAATACGCACGGCATTACGCTTGCTGATGCGGTTAACCGTGTTCTGCATCTGCCGACGGTGGCGGAAAAAACCTTCCTTGTGACCATCGGCGACCGTACGGTCACCGGCATGGTGGCGCGCGATCAGATGGTCGGCCCGTGGCAGATCCCGGTGGCGAACTGCGCGGTCACGACCGCCAGCCTTGATAGTTACTACGGCGAAGCGATGGCGCTGGGCGAACGCGCGCCGGTTGCCCTGCTGGACTTCGCCGCTTCTGCCCGCCTTGCGGTGGGTGAAGCGCTGACCAACATTGCGGCAACGCAAGTTGGCGATATTAAACGCATTAAGCTGTCGGCGAACTGGATGGCCGCTGCCGGTCATCCGGGCGAAGACGCCGGTCTGTACGCGGCGGTGAAAGCGGTAGGCGAAGAGCTTTGCCCGGCGCTGGGCCTGACCATTCCGGTCGGTAAAGATTCGATGTCGATGAAAACCCGCTGGCAGGAAGGTAACGAGCAGCGCGAGATGACCTCGCCGCTGTCGCTGGTGATAACCGCCTTTGCCCGCGTTGAAGATGTGCGCCGCACCGTTACGCCGCAGCTTTCTACAGAAGAGAACGCCCTGCTGTTAATTGATCTTGGCAAAGGTAGTAACGCACTCGGCGCTACCGCGCTGGCGCAGGTTTACCGCCAACTGGGTGACAAACCGGCAGACGTGCGTAACGTTGAGCAATTAAAAGGCTTCTATGACGCTATTCAGGCGCTGGTGGCGGATCGCAAACTGCTGGCGTACCACGACCGTTCTGATGGCGGCTTGTTGGTCACCCTGGCCGAGATGGCTTTCACCGGGCATTGCGGCGTGAATGTCGATATCGCTTCGCTGGGTGGCGATCATCTGGCAGCGCTGTTTAATGAAGAATTAGGCGCGGTGATCCAGGTTCGCGCTGGCGATCGCGAAGCGGTGGAAAGCGTGCTGGCCGCTTACGGTCTTGCGGACGTTGTGCACTACCTGGGCAGCGCCGTCTGTGGCGATCGCTTTGTGATTGAAGTGGACGGCAAGCCGGTGTTCAGCGAGAGCCGCACCACCCTGCGTATGTGGTGGGCGGAAACCACCTGGCAGATGCAGCGCCTGCGCGACAACCCGGAGTGCGCGGATCAGGAGCATGAAGCGAAAGCCAATGACAACGATCCGGGCCTCAATGTGAAGCTCACTTTCGATCTCAACGAGGATATCGCCGCCCCGTTTATTGCGACCGGCGCGCGCCCGAAAGTCGCCATACTGCGCGAGCAGGGCGTGAACTCCCACGTTGAGATGGCGGCCGCGTTCCATCGCGCCGGGTTTGATTCGTTCGACGTGCATATGAGCGACCTGCTGGCCGGGCGTTCCGGGCTGCAAAACTTCCAGGCGCTGGTGGCCTGCGGCGGTTTCTCCTACGGCGACGTACTGGGTGCTGGTGAAGGCTGGGCGAAATCGATCCTCTTTAACGACCGCGTACGCGATGAGTTCGCAACCTTCTTCCATCGTCCGCAAACGCTGGCGCTTGGCGTGTGCAATGGCTGCCAGATGATGTCCAACCTGCGTGAACTGATCCCTGGCAGTGAACTGTGGCCACGCTTTGTACGTAACACCTCCGATCGCTTTGAAGCACGCTTCAGCCTGGTCGAAATCACCCAAAGTCCGTCGTTGCTGCTGGAGGGCATGGTCGGTTCGCAGATGCCGATTGCGGTTTCTCACGGTGAAGGCCGTGTGGAAGTGCGTGACGCGGCGCACCTGGCACAGCTTGAAAGCAAAGGGCTGGTGGCGCTGCGTTATGTTGATAATAGCGGTAGCGTGACAGAAACCTACCCGGCGAACCCGAACGGTTCACCAAACGGCATTACTGCCGTGACCAACGAAAGCGGTCGCGTCACCATTATGATGCCGCACCCGGAGCGCGTGTTCCGCACAGTGTCTAACTCCTGGCACCCGGAAAACTGGGGCGAGGACAGCCCGTGGATGCGCATTTTCCGCAACGCCCGTAAACAACTGGGTTAA
- the mltF gene encoding membrane-bound lytic murein transglycosylase MltF: MKRFKINYLLIGIVTLLLAAALWPSIPWFGKADNRIAAIKARGELRVSTVATPLTYATIEGKTYGLDYDLAQHFADYLGVKLTVTVRQNISQLFDDLDNDDADMLAAGLVYNNERIKSYQTGPVYYSVSQQLVYRVGSYRPRTLENINESQLTVAPGHVALDDLRELKEKKYPNLSWKVDDKLGTTALLEQVVQGKLSYTVADSVAISLFQRVHPELAVALDITDEQPVTWFSKRDDDNTLSAAMLDFFNDINEDGTLARLEEKYLGHGDDFDYVDTRSFLRAVDSVLPDLQPLFEKYAEEIDWRLLAAISYQESHWDSQATSPTGVRGLMMLTRNTAQSLGLSDRTDAEQSISGGARYLQDMMSKVPDSVPQDEKIWFALAAYNMGYAHMLDARALTAKTKGNPDSWADVKQRLPLLSQKAYYSKLTYGYARGHEAYAYVENIRKYEISLVGYLLEKEKQAARALKLAQSYPVVSAQELNRPAYGVLPFSALSAFDAFPRNPMLVPDGLSLKVNR; encoded by the coding sequence TTGAAAAGATTTAAGATTAATTATCTGCTCATCGGCATTGTCACCCTGCTGCTGGCAGCGGCCCTGTGGCCTTCTATCCCCTGGTTCGGTAAAGCCGACAACCGCATCGCGGCGATTAAAGCGCGCGGAGAGTTGCGCGTCAGTACCGTTGCGACACCGCTCACCTACGCCACGATAGAGGGCAAGACCTACGGGCTGGATTACGATTTAGCGCAACATTTTGCCGACTACCTTGGCGTCAAACTGACGGTGACGGTGCGGCAAAATATCAGCCAACTGTTTGATGACCTTGATAACGACGACGCCGATATGCTCGCCGCCGGGCTGGTGTATAACAATGAGCGCATCAAGAGCTACCAGACCGGCCCGGTCTACTACTCCGTTTCGCAGCAACTAGTTTATCGCGTGGGCAGCTACCGCCCGCGTACGCTGGAAAATATCAACGAAAGCCAGCTTACTGTCGCGCCTGGGCATGTGGCGCTGGATGATCTGCGTGAGTTAAAAGAGAAGAAATACCCGAATCTAAGCTGGAAGGTGGATGACAAACTCGGCACCACCGCCCTGCTTGAGCAGGTGGTTCAGGGAAAGCTGAGCTATACCGTGGCGGATTCGGTGGCGATTAGTCTGTTTCAGCGCGTTCACCCGGAACTGGCGGTAGCGCTGGATATCACCGACGAGCAGCCCGTCACCTGGTTTAGCAAGCGCGATGATGACAATACCCTTTCGGCGGCGATGCTCGATTTTTTCAATGATATTAATGAAGATGGCACCCTCGCCCGCCTTGAGGAAAAGTACCTCGGCCACGGTGATGATTTTGACTACGTCGATACCCGCTCTTTTTTGCGCGCCGTCGATAGTGTGCTGCCGGACTTACAACCGTTGTTTGAAAAATATGCCGAAGAGATCGACTGGCGCTTGCTGGCGGCGATTTCGTATCAGGAGTCGCACTGGGATTCGCAAGCCACCTCGCCAACCGGCGTGCGCGGGCTAATGATGCTAACCCGCAATACGGCGCAGAGTTTAGGCCTGAGCGATCGTACCGACGCGGAGCAGAGCATCAGCGGCGGCGCGCGTTACTTGCAGGATATGATGAGCAAGGTGCCGGATAGCGTTCCGCAAGATGAGAAGATTTGGTTTGCGCTGGCGGCTTACAATATGGGCTATGCGCATATGCTGGATGCCCGGGCGCTGACGGCTAAAACTAAAGGTAACCCCGATAGCTGGGCGGATGTAAAACAGCGCCTGCCGTTGTTAAGCCAGAAAGCGTATTACAGCAAGTTAACCTACGGCTACGCCCGTGGGCATGAAGCGTATGCCTACGTGGAGAATATTCGTAAGTATGAGATAAGCCTGGTGGGCTATTTGCTGGAAAAAGAGAAGCAAGCCGCAAGAGCACTAAAGCTGGCGCAAAGTTACCCGGTGGTGTCGGCACAGGAGCTTAACCGCCCGGCTTACGGCGTTCTGCCGTTTAGCGCCTTGTCCGCGTTTGACGCCTTCCCGCGTAACCCAATGCTGGTGCCGGATGGGCTGTCGCTGAAAGTGAACCGTTAA
- the tadA gene encoding tRNA adenosine(34) deaminase TadA: protein MSNPEQNHDYWMRYALTLAKRAWDEGEVPVGAVLVHDNQVIGEGWNRPIGRHDPTAHAEIMALRQGGLVLQNYRLIDTTLYVTLEPCVMCAGAMVHSRIGHLVFGARDAKTGAAGSLMDVLHHPGMNHRVEITEGVLGDECAAMLSDFFRQRRQEKKTQKLSKL, encoded by the coding sequence TTGTCCAACCCCGAACAGAATCACGATTACTGGATGCGTTATGCGCTGACGCTGGCGAAGCGCGCCTGGGATGAAGGTGAAGTGCCGGTTGGCGCGGTACTGGTGCATGATAATCAGGTAATTGGTGAGGGCTGGAACCGCCCGATTGGCCGCCACGATCCCACCGCCCATGCGGAAATTATGGCGCTACGCCAGGGCGGGCTGGTGCTGCAAAACTATCGTCTGATTGATACCACGTTATATGTCACCCTCGAGCCCTGCGTGATGTGCGCTGGAGCCATGGTGCACAGCCGCATCGGGCATCTGGTGTTCGGCGCGCGCGATGCGAAAACCGGCGCGGCGGGTTCATTAATGGATGTGTTGCATCACCCGGGAATGAATCATCGGGTAGAGATAACAGAAGGAGTGTTAGGCGACGAGTGCGCCGCGATGCTCAGCGATTTTTTCCGCCAGCGTCGGCAGGAGAAAAAAACACAAAAATTATCGAAACTGTAA
- the yfhb gene encoding phosphatidylglycerophosphatase C, translated as MATSERRVVFFDLDGTLHQQDMFGTFLRYVLRHQPLNALLVLPLLPVIAGGLLIKGRAARWPMSLLLWGCTFGHSERKMVALQQKFATWFRGHVTAFPVVQARLTNYLEASDADIWLITGSPQPLVEQVYFDTPWLPRVNVIASQMERRYGGWVLTMRCLGHEKVVQLERKIGTPLRLYSGYSDSKQDNPLLYFCQHRWRVTPHGDLQQLE; from the coding sequence TTGGCTACCAGTGAACGCCGCGTCGTTTTTTTCGATCTTGATGGAACCTTACATCAGCAGGATATGTTCGGGACGTTTCTCCGTTATGTTCTGCGTCATCAACCGCTGAATGCGCTGTTAGTGCTTCCTTTGTTACCAGTGATTGCCGGTGGGCTGTTGATAAAAGGTCGCGCCGCGCGCTGGCCGATGAGCTTACTGTTATGGGGGTGCACCTTCGGCCACAGCGAACGCAAAATGGTGGCGCTGCAACAGAAGTTTGCCACCTGGTTTCGCGGGCATGTGACGGCGTTTCCGGTGGTGCAAGCGCGGCTGACCAACTATCTGGAAGCGTCTGATGCGGATATCTGGCTGATCACCGGTTCGCCGCAGCCGCTGGTCGAGCAGGTCTATTTCGATACCCCCTGGCTACCGCGCGTCAATGTGATTGCCAGCCAGATGGAACGCCGCTACGGCGGCTGGGTGTTAACGATGCGCTGTCTTGGTCACGAAAAAGTGGTTCAGCTTGAGCGAAAAATCGGCACACCTCTGCGTCTGTACAGCGGCTACAGCGACAGTAAACAGGACAACCCGCTGCTCTATTTTTGCCAGCACCGCTGGCGCGTTACGCCGCACGGTGACTTGCAGCAACTCGAATAG
- a CDS encoding MFS transporter, whose amino-acid sequence MIKTNTAPRRAFHSASFRHLFFARLLTVLGNGIAPIALAFAVLDIGGSASDLGIVVAARSLFNVAFLLVGGVLADRYSRSLVLVLSSLVAALSQGVVAWLVLDGSATVLLLAVLGTINGAAAGMALPASSALVPQTVPTHHLREANALIQLGIYSGTVIGASLGGMLTSAVGPGWGLAVDALGFAAAAPLYRAIRIDAVQAAATNILQDLRDGWKEFIGRAWVWSIVVQFTIVNAAFSGIVMVLGPVIADTAFGRMQWGIIVAAQSVGLIAGSFLALRWRPRRDLFIGVMLVALCAVPIYLLGQVAPTPWLIAAFFIAGVTFGLFGVAWAQSLQTHIPPEKLARVYAWDAMGSFIAIPVGELAAGPLAMHFGSDHVLTASALAVVLACVAASLVPSIRRLDNSPQVNVVRSS is encoded by the coding sequence ATGATAAAAACCAACACCGCGCCCCGGCGCGCTTTTCACTCGGCCTCCTTTCGCCACCTCTTTTTTGCCCGCCTGCTTACCGTGCTGGGCAACGGTATTGCGCCGATTGCGCTGGCGTTCGCGGTGCTGGACATTGGCGGTTCGGCATCCGATCTCGGCATTGTGGTGGCAGCCCGCTCGCTGTTCAACGTCGCTTTTTTGTTGGTGGGTGGCGTGCTGGCAGACAGATATTCGCGCAGCCTGGTGCTGGTGCTCTCTTCCCTCGTTGCGGCTTTATCACAGGGTGTTGTTGCCTGGCTGGTGCTTGACGGTTCCGCAACGGTGCTGCTGCTGGCGGTACTGGGAACCATTAATGGCGCGGCGGCGGGAATGGCATTGCCCGCGTCCTCAGCCCTGGTGCCGCAAACGGTGCCGACGCATCATTTGCGCGAGGCCAACGCGCTTATCCAGCTTGGGATTTACAGCGGTACGGTGATCGGCGCATCCCTCGGCGGCATGTTGACCAGCGCAGTCGGGCCGGGCTGGGGTCTGGCGGTTGATGCGCTGGGTTTTGCCGCTGCTGCGCCGCTTTATCGCGCGATTCGCATTGATGCTGTCCAGGCGGCGGCGACCAATATTCTGCAAGATTTGCGCGACGGCTGGAAAGAGTTCATTGGGCGGGCCTGGGTCTGGTCAATTGTGGTTCAGTTCACCATCGTTAATGCGGCATTTAGCGGCATTGTGATGGTGCTTGGCCCGGTGATTGCCGATACCGCGTTTGGCCGTATGCAGTGGGGCATTATTGTCGCTGCGCAAAGCGTTGGCCTGATTGCCGGATCGTTTCTTGCCCTGCGCTGGCGTCCACGCCGCGATCTGTTTATTGGCGTGATGCTGGTGGCTCTGTGCGCGGTACCGATTTATCTACTTGGCCAGGTGGCGCCGACGCCGTGGCTTATCGCCGCTTTTTTTATCGCCGGCGTGACCTTTGGTCTGTTCGGCGTGGCGTGGGCTCAGTCGCTACAAACCCATATTCCGCCAGAAAAACTGGCGCGGGTGTATGCCTGGGATGCGATGGGATCGTTTATTGCCATTCCGGTGGGTGAATTGGCCGCCGGGCCGCTGGCGATGCACTTTGGCAGCGACCATGTTCTGACGGCATCAGCGCTGGCGGTGGTGCTTGCTTGTGTGGCAGCCAGCCTCGTTCCGTCCATTCGCCGCCTTGATAATTCACCACAGGTAAACGTCGTCCGCTCCTCTTGA
- a CDS encoding MurR/RpiR family transcriptional regulator, whose translation MNCLIRIRQRYPGLAQSDKKLAEFLLENPDHARHLSSQQLAAEAGVSQSSVVKFAQKMDFKGFPAMKLAISEALASNSNPWSVPVHNQIRGDDPLRVVGEKLIKEYQSAMHASLDVNSEDKLLESVRLLRESRRIVLTGIGASGLVARNFGWKLMKIGLNAIVEQDMHALLATVQALEPGDLLLPVSYSGERREINMAADETLRVGGKILAITGFTPNALQQRATYCLYTIAEEQATRSAAISSTSAQMMLTDLLFMALVQQDLEHAPERIRHSEELVKKLV comes from the coding sequence ATGAATTGTTTGATCCGCATTCGCCAGCGTTACCCCGGCCTTGCGCAGAGCGATAAAAAACTGGCGGAGTTTCTGCTGGAAAACCCCGACCATGCCCGCCATTTAAGTTCCCAACAACTGGCCGCCGAAGCCGGTGTCAGCCAGTCAAGCGTAGTGAAATTTGCCCAGAAGATGGATTTCAAAGGCTTCCCGGCGATGAAACTGGCGATCAGCGAAGCGTTAGCCAGCAATAGCAATCCCTGGTCCGTACCGGTGCATAACCAGATCCGCGGCGACGATCCGCTGCGCGTGGTCGGCGAAAAGTTAATTAAAGAGTACCAGAGCGCAATGCATGCCTCGCTGGATGTGAACAGTGAAGATAAGCTGCTGGAGAGCGTGCGTCTGCTGCGCGAATCGCGCCGCATTGTGCTGACCGGCATTGGCGCGTCCGGCCTGGTGGCGCGTAACTTTGGCTGGAAGCTGATGAAAATTGGCCTCAACGCGATTGTCGAGCAGGATATGCACGCCCTGCTGGCAACGGTGCAGGCGCTTGAACCCGGCGATTTACTGCTGCCAGTTTCCTATTCCGGCGAGCGGCGCGAGATCAACATGGCGGCAGATGAAACGCTGCGTGTGGGCGGTAAGATCCTCGCGATCACCGGTTTTACGCCGAATGCATTGCAGCAGCGCGCCACTTATTGCCTCTACACCATCGCCGAAGAGCAGGCCACACGCAGCGCGGCAATCTCCTCTACCAGCGCGCAAATGATGCTGACAGATTTACTGTTTATGGCGCTGGTACAGCAGGATCTGGAACATGCGCCAGAGCGCATTCGTCACAGTGAGGAGCTGGTTAAAAAACTGGTTTGA
- a CDS encoding acyltransferase → MTDKNFYSIQALRALAVVLVMCFHFKSYINQTFQDWGDKLFLNGDIGVDLFFVISGFVIYYITHNDNGGFASAKLFFLKRFCRVFPPYFAITLLVAGNSIESWLQTAKSLLFIPLDITQPAPWFGVAKLFVGWTLNYEFIFYTLFTLCMLFRARKNIVLFIVVILAVAIPALINNTGISPANNYNYPGYLAILTNSLMLEFVVGAFTAWLVINKKIIYSKTVSYGLMALSFALFLLVVLTHCGMIGGPGYILASFALVFTLANHESLYSFQAPKAVLTTGKISFSLYLVHYRAKSLLRKGFSFNNSVYGGITMFILLIVLSYVLAFISYYLLEKKLSSLFKKYLLKKA, encoded by the coding sequence ATGACTGATAAGAATTTTTATTCTATACAAGCGTTGAGAGCGCTTGCTGTGGTATTAGTGATGTGTTTTCACTTTAAAAGTTACATAAATCAAACATTTCAGGACTGGGGAGATAAGCTGTTCCTCAATGGCGATATCGGGGTAGATCTGTTTTTCGTTATCAGCGGATTCGTAATATATTATATAACCCACAACGATAATGGCGGGTTTGCCTCCGCAAAATTATTTTTCCTTAAGCGGTTCTGTCGCGTATTTCCACCCTATTTTGCGATTACGCTACTTGTCGCCGGGAACAGTATTGAATCATGGCTACAAACGGCAAAATCATTACTCTTCATTCCATTAGACATCACGCAGCCTGCTCCGTGGTTTGGCGTGGCTAAATTATTCGTTGGCTGGACATTAAATTACGAATTTATCTTCTATACGCTGTTTACCTTATGTATGCTTTTTCGCGCCAGAAAAAATATCGTTCTTTTTATTGTAGTGATATTAGCCGTTGCTATTCCCGCACTAATTAATAACACGGGAATCTCCCCTGCAAATAATTATAACTATCCAGGCTATCTGGCTATCCTCACCAATAGTTTAATGCTTGAGTTTGTTGTCGGGGCTTTTACAGCCTGGCTGGTTATCAATAAAAAAATCATCTACAGCAAAACGGTCAGCTATGGATTAATGGCATTAAGTTTTGCGTTGTTTCTTTTGGTGGTATTGACGCATTGCGGCATGATAGGCGGCCCCGGTTATATTCTCGCGTCTTTTGCTCTTGTTTTTACCCTGGCAAATCACGAATCTCTCTACTCCTTTCAGGCGCCCAAAGCGGTGCTGACAACGGGGAAAATTTCATTTTCACTTTATCTTGTTCACTACCGGGCAAAATCATTACTCAGAAAGGGATTCAGTTTTAATAATTCGGTCTACGGCGGGATAACGATGTTTATTCTTTTGATCGTACTTTCTTATGTCCTTGCTTTTATTTCATATTATTTATTAGAGAAAAAACTGAGTTCGCTTTTTAAAAAGTACTTATTGAAAAAAGCATAG
- a CDS encoding YfhL family 4Fe-4S dicluster ferredoxin yields the protein MSLLITKRCINCDMCEPECPNEAISMGDSIYEINSDRCTECVGHYETPTCQKVCPIPNTILKDPARVETEEQLWDKFVLLHHADKI from the coding sequence ATGTCTTTATTAATTACTAAACGCTGTATTAATTGCGATATGTGCGAACCGGAATGCCCGAACGAGGCGATTTCGATGGGTGACAGCATTTATGAAATTAACAGCGATCGTTGCACGGAATGTGTCGGCCACTATGAAACGCCAACCTGCCAGAAAGTCTGCCCGATCCCCAATACCATCCTTAAAGATCCAGCGCGCGTGGAAACAGAAGAACAACTGTGGGACAAATTTGTTCTGCTGCACCATGCCGACAAAATCTAA